A portion of the Acidobacteriaceae bacterium genome contains these proteins:
- a CDS encoding aminotransferase class I/II-fold pyridoxal phosphate-dependent enzyme encodes MNELAEIQSLDGTKLRYALMELSKSIPDAIALGRGDPDMDTPQFIVEAARKALGEGPLPVAPVLGLPALREAVARNAVRDHASSIGPENVLITTGGQEALFLVMTLLLNPGDEILVPDPRYTSYDQAIEHTGATSVSVPTFAKDGFDLDPAEVEKRITPRTKALLLVTPSNPTGGILTPESAQGLAELARKHNFVIVSDEIYGKFVWSPFRHTSIAGEPGLADRVITISGFSKAYAMTGWRVGYILAAKEAIEAMGRIKSHTTGPVAALSQRAALAAALSDDQCVRDFREVYIERRDLLGAGLKQMGLSFGEPRGGFFFWADSSSTGMRALELCYLMLKHARVLIFPGTAFGQAWSDYLRITTLQPTSVLAEAVERMNPVMERVRQQSGVTR; translated from the coding sequence ATGAACGAACTAGCCGAAATCCAGTCTCTTGATGGAACCAAGCTGCGCTACGCGCTGATGGAGCTGTCGAAGTCGATTCCCGACGCCATCGCCCTGGGCCGTGGGGACCCGGACATGGACACGCCACAGTTCATCGTGGAAGCCGCGCGGAAAGCACTCGGCGAAGGTCCTCTGCCTGTGGCTCCGGTCCTCGGTCTTCCTGCGTTGCGTGAAGCGGTTGCGCGCAACGCGGTGCGCGACCATGCGAGCTCGATTGGGCCGGAGAACGTACTCATCACAACGGGTGGCCAGGAAGCTCTCTTCCTGGTGATGACGCTGCTGCTCAACCCCGGCGACGAGATCCTTGTCCCGGACCCACGCTACACCTCGTACGATCAGGCGATTGAGCATACGGGGGCAACGAGCGTCAGCGTTCCGACGTTTGCCAAGGACGGCTTCGATCTCGATCCGGCTGAAGTGGAGAAGCGCATCACGCCGCGCACCAAGGCGTTGCTTCTGGTCACGCCCAGCAACCCGACCGGCGGCATTCTGACACCGGAGAGCGCACAAGGACTGGCTGAGTTGGCGCGCAAGCACAACTTCGTCATCGTCTCGGATGAGATCTACGGCAAGTTTGTCTGGAGCCCGTTCCGGCACACCAGCATCGCCGGGGAACCGGGACTCGCGGATCGTGTCATCACGATCTCGGGCTTCTCCAAGGCCTATGCGATGACCGGCTGGCGCGTGGGCTACATCCTCGCGGCGAAGGAAGCGATCGAAGCGATGGGTCGCATCAAGTCGCACACGACGGGGCCCGTGGCCGCACTCAGCCAGCGAGCAGCACTGGCTGCAGCTCTTTCCGATGACCAATGCGTTCGCGACTTCCGCGAGGTCTACATCGAGCGGCGTGATCTGCTCGGTGCAGGCCTCAAGCAGATGGGGCTTTCCTTTGGCGAGCCGCGCGGAGGCTTCTTCTTCTGGGCGGACAGCTCCTCTACCGGTATGCGTGCTTTGGAGCTTTGCTACCTGATGCTCAAGCACGCTCGTGTCCTCATCTTCCCGGGCACGGCGTTTGGCCAGGCGTGGAGCGACTACCTGCGTATCACCACCTTGCAGCCTACCTCCGTGCTGGCAGAGGCGGTGGAGCGCATGAACCCGGTGATGGAGCGCGTACGTCAGCAGAGCGGCGTCACGCGCTAA
- a CDS encoding SDR family NAD(P)-dependent oxidoreductase, giving the protein MRAILEQHVVITGAAKGLGKAIAVAFHQAGAHLALVDYDQKALLELQKELPGSTVYAVDLSSAEATRAAIAQIAVDHPSVHTLVHNAGFLVPQAFSEMTEERWELTFNVGIQAGYLFTRAYWNQWLAAGSGCAIYVSSNSGIRADWGEAPYAATKHALEGFSSALGLEGTDQGVFTHSVTPGMPMRTPMSEQNYPDELKQRWVDPIELAPAFVFLATQPDASLSGKRLSAWELAQRAQ; this is encoded by the coding sequence ATGCGAGCCATCCTTGAACAGCATGTCGTCATCACCGGAGCAGCCAAGGGGCTCGGAAAGGCTATTGCCGTGGCGTTTCATCAGGCAGGAGCCCATTTGGCGCTTGTCGACTACGACCAGAAGGCGCTGCTCGAGCTGCAGAAGGAGCTGCCCGGCAGCACGGTATACGCCGTCGATCTTTCCAGCGCCGAGGCCACACGTGCAGCCATCGCACAGATCGCCGTCGACCACCCGAGCGTTCACACGCTCGTTCATAACGCCGGGTTCCTCGTGCCACAGGCGTTCTCTGAGATGACCGAGGAGCGCTGGGAGCTGACCTTCAACGTCGGCATCCAGGCGGGATATCTCTTCACCCGGGCGTACTGGAATCAGTGGCTCGCCGCTGGGTCGGGCTGCGCGATCTACGTCTCCTCCAACTCCGGCATACGAGCTGACTGGGGCGAGGCACCGTACGCCGCCACGAAACATGCGCTGGAAGGCTTCTCCTCTGCCCTGGGATTGGAAGGCACAGACCAAGGCGTCTTCACGCACAGCGTGACGCCGGGCATGCCGATGCGAACACCAATGTCTGAGCAGAACTATCCAGACGAGCTGAAGCAGCGTTGGGTGGATCCGATAGAGCTTGCGCCAGCGTTTGTGTTTCTCGCAACACAACCCGACGCCAGCCTCTCCGGCAAGCGACTGAGCGCTTGGGAGCTTGCACAACGCGCTCAGTAG
- a CDS encoding DUF4438 domain-containing protein yields the protein MLRTNADQLVMMAVAGTVSQPTVRHPGYIPDNEGKSVLLPGMSGITYNVRTGDPAFGWAADHVEPGVSIAAANEGHDFALHYLTCMGNEALVTSGLSAGARGIVTGEHARMLVDFESEVYDGLAVGDSVQISAYGRGLKLLDYPHIELKKTSPAMLEAMGVEAVDERRIRVRVAMELPIRIMGSGAELNSEFVDQDLMSGDRCLMKQLGIDKLRLGDVVVINHADHRFGRSFRSGAVSIALCIHGDSVMTGHGPGIMTIMTCPESCIEWVIDKGANLGTYFGLGKETA from the coding sequence GTGCTACGAACCAATGCTGATCAGCTGGTCATGATGGCGGTTGCTGGAACGGTGAGTCAGCCGACAGTGCGTCATCCAGGCTACATCCCCGACAACGAGGGCAAGAGCGTTTTGCTTCCGGGTATGTCGGGAATTACGTACAACGTACGCACGGGCGATCCTGCGTTTGGCTGGGCGGCAGACCATGTCGAGCCTGGCGTGTCGATCGCCGCAGCGAACGAAGGCCATGACTTTGCTCTGCACTATCTCACCTGCATGGGCAACGAGGCGTTGGTGACCTCGGGGCTGTCGGCAGGAGCACGCGGTATTGTGACCGGTGAGCACGCGCGTATGCTGGTGGACTTCGAGTCCGAGGTGTACGACGGGCTGGCAGTCGGTGACAGCGTGCAGATCTCTGCTTATGGTCGCGGTTTGAAGCTGCTCGACTATCCGCACATCGAGCTCAAGAAGACGAGCCCGGCGATGCTGGAAGCGATGGGCGTTGAGGCCGTGGACGAGCGCCGCATTCGAGTCCGCGTTGCGATGGAGTTGCCGATCCGCATCATGGGTTCGGGAGCAGAGTTGAACAGCGAGTTTGTTGACCAGGATCTGATGTCTGGCGACCGTTGCCTGATGAAGCAGCTTGGTATCGACAAGCTACGCCTGGGTGACGTGGTGGTGATCAACCACGCCGACCATCGCTTTGGTCGCAGCTTCCGTTCGGGTGCGGTCAGCATCGCGCTGTGCATCCATGGCGACTCGGTGATGACGGGCCATGGCCCGGGCATCATGACGATCATGACGTGCCCTGAGTCTTGCATCGAGTGGGTTATCGACAAGGGAGCAAACCTGGGAACGTACTTCGGCCTTGGAAAGGAAACGGCATGA
- a CDS encoding DUF4438 domain-containing protein encodes MSVAFNEDRLVMVSVMGQIVHPSFPGLPAEPYRFAADGSAFLLPTYGGIVYNVSVGDDAFGWVADCIHPGVSISLPADTSNRGLNTFACVGNDAMVMTGDGKGTRGVVTGKSGRFSEQVIVHFPKEARKKFAVNDKIVIRSCGVGMSLEGHPEVYLKSLSPQLLKALELTEEDGRVQVPVVAKIPAHLIGAGAGLTSEGGSIHLQTTDRAEIAALGLDKLRLGDVVALEDYDSRYQHGYLREAIGIAVVGQTDGPRAGYGPGMTLLMTATKGKIEPVIEPGTNLVSLLGIEA; translated from the coding sequence ATGAGCGTCGCATTCAATGAAGACAGATTGGTAATGGTTTCGGTGATGGGACAGATCGTGCATCCGTCCTTCCCGGGGCTTCCTGCAGAGCCGTATCGCTTCGCGGCTGACGGCAGCGCTTTTCTGCTGCCGACCTACGGTGGCATTGTCTATAACGTCTCGGTAGGCGACGACGCGTTTGGCTGGGTGGCCGATTGCATCCACCCCGGCGTCAGTATCTCACTGCCTGCAGATACCTCGAACCGTGGACTTAACACCTTTGCCTGCGTTGGCAACGACGCGATGGTGATGACCGGCGACGGCAAGGGAACGCGCGGCGTGGTGACAGGCAAGAGCGGACGTTTCTCGGAGCAGGTGATCGTGCACTTCCCGAAGGAAGCGCGCAAGAAGTTCGCGGTGAACGACAAGATCGTCATTCGTTCTTGCGGCGTTGGCATGAGCCTCGAAGGTCATCCTGAGGTTTATCTCAAGAGCCTCTCTCCGCAGCTTTTGAAGGCGCTCGAACTCACCGAAGAAGACGGCCGTGTGCAGGTCCCGGTCGTTGCAAAGATTCCTGCTCACCTCATCGGCGCAGGCGCGGGACTCACCAGCGAAGGTGGCAGCATTCATCTGCAGACGACGGATCGTGCAGAGATCGCGGCTCTGGGGCTGGATAAACTTCGCCTCGGCGACGTTGTCGCGTTGGAGGATTACGACAGCCGCTACCAGCATGGCTATCTGCGTGAGGCGATCGGCATTGCCGTTGTTGGACAGACCGATGGTCCGCGCGCAGGTTACGGCCCTGGCATGACGTTGTTGATGACGGCGACGAAGGGCAAGATCGAACCGGTGATCGAGCCGGGGACGAACCTGGTCAGCCTGCTCGGGATTGAGGCGTAA
- a CDS encoding Ldh family oxidoreductase yields the protein MASETVASSDVKMVAVDLDDLRRFALKALQAMGCTTEEAEATSSALIYSELRFHPGQGQGVRRLSAYRQRIQKGYLNVGGSFEVLKESPALALVDAHNGLGSLVGQRAMRLAIAKAKVCGIGAVIVRNGTHYGSSAVHAAEAEREGCVGIAFTNAGPEMAAWGGATPVVGTNPWSIASPGGDGFPVVLDIALTTAGKGMMRWLEREGKPMPVDWALTPEGEETTDPTLAMAGALLGIGQYKGYGLSLMTDVMTGVLSGGGFGVDPYSDPAKTDVSHTFLAFDIEWFMPMAEFRTRMHRFGEMIRASHLRPGFSEVLLPGELEHRREVEKRANGVPLAENVFAELQALAADLNIEPLTKKH from the coding sequence GTGGCTTCTGAAACGGTAGCTTCGTCGGATGTGAAGATGGTCGCGGTAGATCTTGATGATCTTCGCCGTTTTGCTCTCAAAGCCCTGCAGGCGATGGGATGCACGACTGAAGAGGCTGAGGCCACAAGCAGTGCCCTGATCTATAGCGAGTTGCGCTTTCATCCGGGGCAAGGGCAGGGGGTGCGTCGCTTGTCGGCGTACCGTCAGCGAATTCAGAAGGGCTACCTGAACGTGGGTGGCTCGTTCGAAGTGCTGAAGGAAAGCCCTGCGCTTGCGTTAGTGGATGCGCATAACGGTCTTGGCAGTCTCGTCGGCCAGCGTGCGATGCGACTTGCGATTGCGAAGGCGAAGGTCTGCGGCATAGGCGCTGTGATTGTTCGCAATGGCACGCACTACGGCTCGTCTGCGGTACACGCGGCCGAGGCGGAGCGCGAGGGCTGCGTCGGCATAGCGTTTACCAACGCCGGGCCTGAAATGGCCGCGTGGGGGGGGGCGACTCCTGTCGTCGGCACCAACCCCTGGTCGATTGCTTCGCCGGGTGGTGATGGCTTTCCGGTAGTGCTCGACATTGCGTTGACCACTGCAGGCAAAGGCATGATGCGCTGGCTGGAGCGGGAAGGCAAGCCTATGCCGGTGGATTGGGCGTTGACGCCGGAAGGCGAAGAGACTACTGATCCAACGCTGGCCATGGCAGGAGCGTTGCTGGGTATCGGTCAGTACAAGGGCTACGGGCTTTCGTTGATGACAGACGTGATGACAGGCGTGCTCTCTGGCGGTGGATTCGGCGTGGATCCATACAGCGATCCGGCGAAGACCGATGTATCGCACACTTTCCTGGCGTTCGATATCGAGTGGTTCATGCCAATGGCAGAGTTCCGCACGCGCATGCATCGCTTCGGCGAGATGATCCGCGCAAGCCATCTGCGACCCGGCTTTAGCGAAGTTCTTCTGCCTGGCGAGTTGGAGCACCGACGTGAAGTGGAGAAGCGCGCAAACGGCGTTCCGCTTGCCGAGAATGTGTTTGCTGAGTTGCAGGCGCTCGCGGCTGATTTGAACATCGAGCCGCTTACCAAGAAGCATTAG
- a CDS encoding carboxypeptidase M32, with protein sequence MSYTQFLEQMATVNDLLCSASMLSWDARTMMPSGAVEVRGQQIATLMTLARTTLLSDETMRRLELAERSTRDLAEDSAERRSIAQTQYAIAMHKRIPDELQAERVALREVSRAAWVKARAEDRFEDFAPYLEKVVALARRAADAIGYEQHPYDALLSLFEPGETVVSLDKLFSRLRESLIPLLRAVQSKQQVRWDFLEREFPENEQREFGIKMAEAFGYDLRRGRLDNTVHPFEISFTREDVRITTRYTRNYLPASLFGTLHETGHALYEQGVDPAYTRTPLATDLPGMYAVGGVSFGAHESQSRLWENHVGRSKEFWNLHYPSLSALFPSQLADVDTAAFHRAVNRVQPGLIRVEADELTYDFHIMLRTEIERDLIAGTLEVKDLPERWNAAMKSDLGLDVPNNRLGVLQDTHWSTGQIGTFCNYTIGNVMAAQLYKTALTTDKTIQPALDEGNYAPLRHYLRDTIHQHGRRYSRDELLTMATGRTLDPEPYIEYLTAKYTELYELG encoded by the coding sequence ATGAGCTACACGCAGTTTCTGGAACAGATGGCCACCGTCAACGATCTTCTTTGCTCGGCATCGATGCTGAGCTGGGACGCTCGCACGATGATGCCGTCCGGTGCGGTTGAAGTACGTGGCCAGCAGATCGCCACGCTCATGACGCTGGCTCGCACCACGCTGCTCTCTGACGAAACGATGCGCCGCCTGGAACTTGCCGAGCGCAGCACGCGGGATCTCGCCGAAGATTCGGCCGAGCGTCGTTCGATTGCGCAGACGCAGTATGCCATCGCCATGCACAAGCGCATTCCGGATGAGTTGCAGGCAGAGCGCGTTGCCTTGCGCGAGGTTTCGCGTGCTGCATGGGTCAAGGCTCGTGCTGAAGATCGCTTCGAAGACTTTGCCCCTTATCTGGAGAAGGTTGTCGCTCTAGCACGTCGTGCGGCGGATGCGATCGGCTACGAGCAACATCCCTACGACGCTCTTCTGTCTTTGTTTGAGCCGGGTGAGACCGTCGTCTCGCTTGACAAGCTTTTTTCGCGTTTGCGTGAATCGCTGATTCCGTTGCTTCGTGCGGTGCAGAGCAAGCAGCAGGTGCGTTGGGACTTCCTCGAGCGCGAGTTTCCTGAGAACGAGCAGCGTGAGTTTGGGATAAAGATGGCTGAGGCTTTTGGCTATGATCTTCGCCGTGGCCGTCTCGACAACACCGTGCATCCGTTTGAGATTTCGTTCACTCGCGAAGACGTACGCATCACGACGCGCTACACCCGCAACTATCTTCCGGCTTCGCTCTTCGGCACGCTGCATGAGACCGGTCACGCGCTATACGAGCAGGGCGTCGATCCTGCTTATACGCGTACACCGCTGGCTACCGATCTGCCCGGTATGTATGCCGTAGGCGGTGTAAGCTTTGGCGCACATGAGAGCCAGTCGCGCCTGTGGGAGAACCACGTTGGTCGCAGCAAGGAGTTTTGGAACCTGCACTATCCGTCACTCAGCGCGCTCTTCCCGAGCCAACTTGCGGACGTCGATACTGCCGCGTTCCATCGTGCGGTCAACCGCGTACAGCCGGGCTTGATCCGCGTCGAAGCCGATGAGTTGACCTATGACTTCCACATCATGCTGCGCACGGAGATCGAGCGCGACCTGATTGCCGGAACATTGGAGGTCAAAGACCTGCCGGAGCGTTGGAATGCAGCGATGAAGAGCGACCTCGGGTTGGATGTTCCCAACAATCGCCTCGGCGTTCTGCAGGACACGCACTGGTCTACCGGGCAGATTGGAACGTTCTGCAACTACACGATCGGTAACGTGATGGCTGCTCAGCTTTACAAGACCGCGCTTACGACCGATAAGACTATTCAGCCGGCGCTGGACGAAGGCAACTATGCTCCTCTGCGCCACTATCTGCGGGATACGATCCATCAACATGGGCGACGTTACTCGCGGGACGAACTGCTGACCATGGCTACCGGCCGCACGCTCGATCCGGAGCCGTACATCGAGTATCTGACCGCGAAGTATACCGAGCTATACGAACTGGGATAG